DNA from Yamadazyma tenuis chromosome 5, complete sequence:
CAATGCCAGGAGTTTCTCAGTTTTTTAAGAAGCGGTCTGACAGAGAAGTGGCTGAAGCAGCCTTTAATGGGCCCGAACCTGTGGGTGACCAGGAAAAAAACTCTGACTTACTGAGATCTAATTCTAAGGAAGACGACATTCACTCTGACCAAGTGTCAATCGATGCTGCTCCAGGTGTGCAAAAAGCCGAAGCCATCACTCTTGTGTGGGACAAAAAAGCTCTTTATATTACTTATGTCTGGATTTGGGTGTGTTTCTTCATGTTGGCTTTTCAGTCTGCCATTGGTAATAACGTAATTTTCTATGCTTATGCCGATTTTTCTGCTGCTCCTCAGGTCAGTACTGCCGGTATTTTGGCTACCATCATTGGTGGTGTGTTGAGATTGCCTCTTGCTAAGACATTGACTCTTTGGGGTCGTTGTGAAGgtttcttggtgtttgtggttgtcTACTTGATTGGTATTATAATCATTGCTTCTTGTACGGGACCAAGCTCTTATGCTGCTGGCTATGTGTTGTACTGGATTGGTTACGACATGATTTACATGAttcttgatgttttcaTTGCTGACACATCTGGTCTTCGTAATCGTGCTTTTGCCTTTGCCTTTGCATCCACTCCATTTATTTGTACTGCTTTCACTGGACCTCTTGCTGCTCAATCTTTCCTTACGACAGGTGGCTGGAGATGGGCTTACGGGGCTTTTGCTATCATTCAAGTGTTTGTTTTCGTGCCTCTTGCCGTGGTATTCAAGTTTTACGAGAAGAAGGCCGAAAAATTGGGCCAAATTAAGAAAAACCCAAGCGGAAGAACTATCATTCAGTCTATCGTTCACTATATCCATGACTTTGATGTCGTTGGTGCTTTCATCTTGATGGCTGCTTTCATTCTTTTCTTGCTTCCATTCTCTTTGGAACAATACGGAAGAGCTCAATACAAGAGTGCTACTTTTATCGCAATGGTTGTCATTGGTGTTTGCCTTTTCCCAGTGTTTGCCATTTGGGAAAAGTTCTTTGCTCGTACTCACTTTGTGCGTTGggaacttttcaaaaagagaaCTGTTGTGGGTGCTTGTTGTCTTGCAGCCATTCTCTACTTCAGTTTCTACTGTTGGGATTTGTATTACGTGTACTTTGTTACGGTTGTCTACAACTTGTCCACATCAGATGCCGGTTACATGGGCCAAATTTACAATGTTGGTTCTTGTTTCTGGGGGGTTGTGTTCGGTGTTTGGATTCGTTATACCAAACACTTCAAGTACACCTGTCTTTGCTTTGGTCTTCCTCTTATGTTCCTCGGTGCTGGGCTTATGATTCGTTTCCGTGGACAAGATTCCAACATTGGCTACATCATCATGTGTCAAATTTTCATTGCCTTTGCTGGTGGTACCATGgtcattggtgaagatatGGCTGTTATGGCTGCTGCTGATCAAGACGGTATTCCTATGATGCTTGCCCTTATTGGTCTTTTCTCCAGTGTGGGTGGCTCTATTGGTTACgctgttgctgctgctaTCAACGCCAacgtgtttgtggatgctcTTACTAAGGCTTTGCCAGCCGCACAAAAGGACCAAGCTTACACCATTTACTTGGGAGGTGTTACTACCCAAACAAATGCCACTCTTTACCCAGTTGGAAGTGAGGCCAGAGATGCCATCAACTACGCTTGGGgtcaaactcaaagagaTGGTGCCATTGCTGCTACTTGTATCTTGGTTTTGGCCATTCCAGCCATTGCTGTCTGGAAGAACTATAACGTCGATAAGAAGCAAATCAAGGGTACTGTCTTCTAAGTAACCCGTGTTTAATACCTTGAACCTTCTGTCAGCAACATAGCTGTTGTGACTAATTAATAGAAACGtttattgatgattatTGTagtttttcgcagccgGTTATTGAATCCATGATTTCACCTCAACAAATAAACCCAGTATTAGCTTGCAGGAAGGGGCCAGAAATGTACTTCCTCTTCGTGTATACTAGTTGTGTTGGGTCAGAACTGCTGAAACCCTTAATCGAAATTACCAGGCCTTCGAGACGCTGGGCGGGAGTATAAGACATGCCATACGAGCTCGGAAATCGAGAGCCCCGCTCTCCTAGATCCAAGGATGCCAAGACCCAACCAGGGTACCCCTTTTATGACACTAACTGCTGTTTCGTACGACAGAAGTAGATGTAACTCAATGGCTATTGCTTTATCCTTTGAATCTCTGTCATTCGGTGCTTGATCGAGTTTATTGATCTTCAATAGTATCAGTCCGTTTTGTAGCTTGAAACTAGTAACGCAATGTTTACCACAAATAATACCAATATAAGgacaaacaccaaaaccGAGTGATAAACATTATTGAACCCAAAATTTTCGATCTTTCCTAGCTTATATCTCTTCATCGTGACAAAGTATGTGATTCCACTGAGCACCAAGAACAAGCCCAGCAACGCTATTAACATATATGAAAGAACCTTTGAGTAATATGAACTTAGAAAGTCCTGCCTAAGGGGTGCAGATGACGATGAGTCCAATTTAAAGTTTAGTAGAATCCCAAACGATGTAATGAATAGGGTTGTGCTGAATCGTATAAACGACAAGCACGTCCTTTCACTTTGTAGGGCATCCCTAGGTTCACTGGTTTTGATCTTCAATATCATGGTTTTATGaaatgacttgaagaatggtGCGAATATAGTGCGAGGACTGTGGCAGAGCTGGGGACAGCCACCCTTGTGAATTATTTTATACATGGACAAACGTGCCATATACGAACATATGCGTCGTATGTGAACAAGTGTGCCATATATAAACAAATGTGACACATACTACAATCACTTGTATCGGATATCTAGGCTAGAACAGTCTGAAAAATTATGACTATGGGGATGAAAATGTTATTTATCTCTTTGATGGATTAGGCCACGCCTAAAATCGGGTCGTGGCTTGGTGCATTGTTTTCGATGAGCCTTGGGAGTCACTCGTGAGAATGCACAACTCCGAAGGGTGCATAGCACACTCCAAGCGGAAAAGTCTGACTCTGACGTGTCTGTACTTATTTTCCTTGTTTACTAGTCCGTTTCAGTGTAATTAATTGTTACATGCTCAAGAACGCCATTCCGCACACTTGGAATCTGAAGCgtttcaagatcttgtgCACAATGCAATTCAGATGCTCTGAAACAGGCACCTATTGCAATTACATTCGCACGGTGTAGGGGTATCTGTTACTCTCACCCAGTAGTTGTGATTGTATCATATTTTGTAATGTATCCTACAACGGCAGGTTAGGATAAAATGCGACATTAGCATCTAAAAAGATGACGCATTCGGGCCACCCCGGCAATAAATTCTAACCAGAAGATATTT
Protein-coding regions in this window:
- the SIT2 gene encoding Siderochrome iron transporter 2 (EggNog:ENOG503NW0J; COG:U), whose amino-acid sequence is MPGVSQFFKKRSDREVAEAAFNGPEPVGDQEKNSDLSRSNSKEDDIHSDQVSIDAAPGVQKAEAITLVWDKKALYITYVWIWVCFFMLAFQSAIGNNVIFYAYADFSAAPQVSTAGILATIIGGVLRLPLAKTLTLWGRCEGFLVFVVVYLIGIIIIASCTGPSSYAAGYVLYWIGYDMIYMILDVFIADTSGLRNRAFAFAFASTPFICTAFTGPLAAQSFLTTGGWRWAYGAFAIIQVFVFVPLAVVFKFYEKKAEKLGQIKKNPSGRTIIQSIVHYIHDFDVVGAFILMAAFILFLLPFSLEQYGRAQYKSATFIAMVVIGVCLFPVFAIWEKFFARTHFVRWELFKKRTVVGACCLAAILYFSFYCWDLYYVYFVTVVYNLSTSDAGYMGQIYNVGSCFWGVVFGVWIRYTKHFKYTCLCFGLPLMFLGAGLMIRFRGQDSNIGYIIMCQIFIAFAGGTMVIGEDMAVMAAADQDGIPMMLALIGLFSSVGGSIGYAVAAAINANVFVDALTKALPAAQKDQAYTIYLGGVTTQTNATLYPVGSEARDAINYAWGQTQRDGAIAATCILVLAIPAIAVWKNYNVDKKQIKGTVF